DNA sequence from the Microvirga terrae genome:
GACCATTTTCGACGGCGTGAGGACCTATACCGTCGACGACTTCAGGAGCCCCATTGAGACTCCTCCTACGGACATATTCATCCCGGAGGATACCTTCTGGTCCTATACCATCCCTGAGAGCGTATTCGGTCCAGGGGCCGTCAACGTCAGTTTCAAGACCGACGGCTTCCAGCCCCTGCCCTCTTGGATCACATATGACCCGGCCACTAGGACGCTCTCAGGCACGCCGCCTAAGGACGATAATGGCGCTCTGGGCCTTTCGCTGACGGCGATCGTCAATAGCTCTCCGAAGACGATCTATCTCAATATCGACTTCACACCGGTCAATGATGCTCCGACGAACCTGACCCTGAGCAACGGATCCGTGATCGAGAACCCGGCCGCCGAAGCCTTCGTTGGTCAGCTGAGTGCAACCGACGTCGACAGTGGCGCCGTGCTCACATACGAGCTGATCGATAGTGCCGGCGGCCGCTTCAAGCTCAATGGCTCGCAGCTCGTCGTCGCCGATCCTGCAAAGATCGACTATGAGCAGGCCCGCAGCCATACTGTGATTGTCAAGGTTTCCGATCAGTTCGGTGCGTCCACGACCCAGAAATTCACCATCTCCGTTCAGGACGTGGCCAAGGAAACGGCCGTCGGCGGCATGGGTGACGATCTCATCAAGGGCGGATCGGGCAGTGACAAGCTCTACGGCGGCCTCGGCAAGGACGTGCTGACGGGTGGCAAAGGCAAGGACGCCTTTATCTTCGACACGAAGGCATCCAAGGCCAACGCCGACAAGATCACCGACTTCAACGTCAAGGATGACTCGATCTATCTCGATAACGCGGTCTTCACGAAGCTTGGAAAAAAGGGATCGGAAAAGAGCCCGGCAAAGCTAAATCAGGACTTTTTCACCATCGGCTCGAAGGCCAAGGATAAGAACGACTATATCGTCTACGATAACAAGAAAGGCGTCCTGTACTACGATGCGGACGGTTCTGGTAAGGGCAAGGCGGTTGAGATCGCCACGCTCTCCAAGAACCTCAAGATGACCGCGGCTGACTTCTTCGTTATCTGACGCTCATCTCTAATCGCTAAGCCCTTCCCAATGAAGGTTGGGAAGGGCTTTTCATTGGTTGGGTGATCGGCGTATCAAACCAGGGAAAGTTCCTCGGAGAGCCATGTCGCACCCATTCAACCTGGTCCAATGCGTTACCGCAGCCGAGTGCTCCTCCATTTCGGAGCCTCCGGCAGGTATAGGAGCACAAATCCGGTGTCGCTAACCGGCCAGATCATTTTCATGCCGTGGGTCACGCTCCCACATGCGGTGACAATTAGTGGGATCCGGTTCTCGCCGATTGACTTGAAGGATCCGATTTCGGTCATAGGGCCCGAAATGGCGCCTACCGTCGCAATGGCCCTTAGGCCCTACGTCGATCGGCGCGGCCATCAAATCGAGAGTTGCACAATCCTGCTGCGGCCCCGCCATCAGCAGTCCTGGAATATGCCCGACCGAATGTGGGGAGCAGCACGGCGCGCTGCCGAGATCCTGGCCCTGTCCTGTCTGGCAGAGCAGAGATTTATGGAAGGCCATTTAAGCCCCCATCTCAACGCGACGATGTTCCAGATTATCGGGCAGCGGATCACCGCCGGGTCGGACCAGATCGGTTTGTTCTATCCGCGGCGGGGAGGTGGGCTTCGGGTAGGTGGCGTCCGTTTCAAGGATGTCGTTTTTCAGCGCCCATCCCAGGTAGAGGGTACCAGGTGCGAGGCCGTCAATGTCCGCCTCGCCAGAGCCCTTGCGAAAGCCAGCAGGTCAAAATCCCCAATCTGGGATCCGATAGCTTCCTCCCTTGAATTTTTCCTTTTGGGGAACGCCGAGGTTCCAGAACTCGATTGGGAAAGCTGCATCATGCTCTCGGCCATGGCCTTTGAGAGGCTCCTCGAGCCGGCTCAGGCCAACGCCCAAGGTGTCGCGGAGGCCCTTGCCAATCTATGGGCTCCATATGCCAGCCGGACCCTGGCTCAAGCCAAGAGGGTAAAGCCCGACAACAAGCCGGATTTCGCGAAGGTGCAGCAGGAATGGCCGCTACACCGCAAATGGATGAAAGAACTTTACGAGGCGAGGAGCTCACGCGCGCACCGCGGCCCTCGGTCTGTCTTCAGCCAAAATTGGAGAAACTTGCAGCACATGGTTATCGCTGCCTTTGTCTATCCACTCGCGATCAAACTGAAGCTCGCCAATGCAGATCTTTACCAGCTGAGCGCGCGTGAAAAGGGTGCTTGCGAGGCCCTGGATCGGCTTCTCGACAGTCACTGGGGCAAAGGCTGGGAGAAGGATCCGGAGTGGTCGAAAATTCTTTCGATGGCCGAAGCCGAGCATGAATGGTTGCGCATTATTGAAGAAGCGTACGACGAAACGACTAGGAAGGGCGAACTAGGTTCGTGAAACGAGTGCTCGCAATTATCATCTCCGTGGTCATCGGGATCTGGCTGGCCATTGCTCTTCTTGTTTTTGTCACCCAGCGCCATCTGGTTTTCCCGCGGCACCTCTTGCCGCCGGTCGCGCGTATGGAGCAGCTCTCCCCAGAAATTCAGGAGGTCACGGTCGAGACCGCAGACGGTGAACGTCTCTATGGACTGTGGAAAGCACCGCAAGCTGGCCGCCCCGTGGTCGTGTCATTTCATGGCAACGCCAGTGCTCCGGGCTGGGCCGCAGACCGGTTCTCAACCGGGCGTTGGGCCGCTCATGGCTGGGGCGTTCTGGCTATTGCCTATCGAGGGTATCCCGGATCGACCGGTTCTCCGAGCGAAACTGGGATCCTAGCGGATGGTGAAGCTGCGATATCCTTCGTTCAAAAGGCGGCTCCTGAGTCCGCCATTCTGGTCCACGGCCACTCGCTGGGTACAGGGGTTGCTGTCGCCATGGCGGCGGCCCATCCGGTTATCGGGGCATACCTCGAAGCGCCCTATGCATCCCTGCTTAGTCTCGCAAAGCGGCAGTTCCGGTATCTTCCAGGATTTCTGATGCGAGACCCCATGCGATCGGATTTGCGGGTCGCTCGCGTGACAGCGCCGGTCATCGCAATCCATGGCAAACAGGATCCGGTAATTCCGGTCTCCTCTGCGAGGGAGTTGATCGGCAAGGCCACGAGCAATTCGCGATTAATCGAGGTCGACGGAGATCACGTCTCCATCCTTGGCGAGGCTGATGGTGAGGTCGAGGATTTCTTCCGGCGAGCCGTCGCGCCCTAAACTAATGAAAGTCATTCTCACCCTCGGCAGCTCTGACAACCTCATCGGTGTGCTTCGAGCGCAACCGGTCGATCGGAGCCTCGTCATTGGTGTATTTATGGGGCGTGACGAGCCACTCCCACACCTCGTCTGGTGAGGTAAAGAACGCGACAACCCGATCAAGTCCCTCAACCGGCTCTGATCCATCGAACTGCCGGACCGGGTAGATGTACTCTCCATCGTCATTGCGGAAGGCGATCGCTCTATTGGCGTCGCGCCAAGTATCCAAGGTCGCCAGGGGGACTTGAAGTCTCTCCGCCAAGTCGGTTGCGCTCAGAAGCTCGGATGCGGCCCAATCGGTTGAGTCGTCATCGACCGTTATCTTAGCAAGCAGAGCTTCGCCCTCCTCCAGGCTGACCAATCGCCCAAGTCCGGATCCTCTAATGAAGGTAGCCGGCATGGCCGGGCTATCGGATGGCGCCTGCTGGGAGTTGCGCCCGATAACTTCATCCGCCGTGAGTGGTCGGTAGGAAGCCTCCGGGGCAGCGAAGGCTCTTGCCAGTTCCGCTTCCACGGCTGCGCCATCCTCATGGTCCTCAGATTCTGCCGCCTCGACTGCCGCCTCAATCAGCGCGACGATATCCTCGGGCAGATCACCGACGGCATAGACTTGCCTATCCAAATAGGCCTCGAAATCAGCAATCAGTATCGCTGGCATGCCAATTGCTCGTGGACCATCGACGTCTGCTGACGGCGTGTCGCCCACGAACAGGATCTCCGCCGGCTGAAGCTCCAGCCGATCGCAGACCAGGCGGAATATAGCAGGATCCGGTTTCGCCAGCCCGACCTCACAGGAGAGGATCGCGGCATCCGGAGTGTCTGGCAGGGTTGCTAGAAGTGGCGAGCCATAGGGCAGCGCCAAGTTGGAACAGACACCGATCCGGAGGCCCCGCTTCCTCAGGTTTTGCCATATTTCGGCGATCCCGGGCCGGAGGCGGATAGAGGCACATTCAGCCTGCAGGTCCGTTTCCAGTTTCGCCAAGTCGCCCTCCCCTAGTTCATGACTGACACCCGCAGCGACTTCTCGGAGGCTCAGAGGTTTTGTGAGGACCTCCTCGACCGTAATCCCTTTCACCCCTCCCCGCAGCAGGGCACGGAACGGCTGGCGCTTGTCGGTGATCTCGACCAGCGTCCCGAAAGCGTCAAAGCATATGGCTCGGATGTCACTCATGATCGCTGCGCTGCCTATAGATCGTCCAGCTTGATCGGAATCGGGGTCTCGCCAGTGCGGCGGTTAATGAGGCCCGCGAGCTTGATGTCATCCCTGATTTCCCAAATGATTTTCCCGACCCGCTCCAACTCGTGATCATCTTGCTCGAAGGGCGGCATGAATTCGGCGATCGGAATCCAGTTCGCCTCGAAGTCGTAATCGTCGTCCAGAGGCACATCCGGAGGCAGTTGGCGCCCGTGGCGAATGGACAGGATGTGGATCTCGTTGCCAACGACCTCATAGTCCATCAGGTAGTCTCCGACGACGAGCCGGCGCATCCCCCTGATCGGCAGCTCCTCGCTCTCAAAACCCATCCCGTCGAATGCCGCCAGGTTGCGCTGGGCGTTCCGCATCTGGCGGGACAGGTTCCGCGCCGCGGCCGGGTTCAGCTTCCTTAGGTAGGCGGTCTCTCGAAGTAGATAGGCCCGGGCGTTCTCGGAGGGCTCCGTTGCATTAACCTCGGCCGTATAGCGAGGAGCGGTTCATCAAGGATCCGCTCCCGTGTCTCTGTTCAAGCGCCGTCGCTTCCCGGTTGAGATCATCCTGCTGTGCGTGCGCTGGTACTGCAAGTATGGGGTCAGCTACCGTGATCTGGCAGAAATGATGTCCGAGCGCGGTGTCAGCGTCAGTCCAAGCACGATCTTTCGTTGGGTCCAACGCTATGCCCCGGAGATCGAGAAGCGGATGCGTCCCTACCAGGGACATCGTTCAGGCTCCTGGAGAGTGGACGAGACCTATGTGCGAGTGGGCGGACGCTGGCGGTACTTGTTCCGAGCGATTGACAAACATGGTCGGCTGATCGCCTCCCTGCTGTCCGGCCGGCGTGATACTGGAGCGGCGTATCGCTTCCTGCGCAAAGCTCTGAGGGCGGCGAGCGACTATCCTCCTTCATCCATCACGACCGACAAACTGGCGTCGTATCCAAAAGCAATTCGACGCTTGCAGAACGAAGGATTGCTGCCACAGAATGTCGAGCATCGGACCTCGAAATATTTGAACAATATTCTTGAGGCGGATCACGGCGCACTCAAACGCGTAATCCGTCCGACGCGCGGCTTCCAGACGATGAAAACCGCCGCCGCAACGTTGAAGGGTTTTGAAACCATGCGCATGATCCGCCGTGGTCATTGCATCCCGCGGACACGTCGAGCGACAGGCGAAGCCCGTCTCGTCAATCAGCTCTTCGGCCTTGCAGCCTGAATGACCCGCTCGACGGGGTTCGTTATGCCCTTTTCAAGTTACTGCAACGGTGCCCAGTTTTGGGTCGTTGATGGATGATCTGTATGGACCACATCTTCACTAGAGCTTTGCTGAGCGAAGTTTCGCATTCCATGATCCCGCAGGAAAGTCGAATATTCGAGCCGTTTATCGGGAGCTGGGAACTGGTGGTCAGTTGGTTTGATGACCACGGGCGACTGAACCGCCAAGTGCCTGGCGAATGGCACTTCGCAAGAGTTCTCGAGGGGCGTGCCATTCAGGACGTCTGGATTGCTCCGAATCGCGAAGAACGCGACGGGCGCGGAGAATACGGGACGAGCCTCCGGTTCTACGACAGCACTATTGGTGCCTGGCGGTCAACCTGGATCGGGCCAGTACATGGTGTCATCTATACATTTATCGCCCGAAGAGTCGGTGACCAGGTGATCCTGGAGACAACGAACGATATGGCGTTGAAGATGCGATGGTCTTTCTCGGAAATTGGTTCCAATTCATTCAAATGGAGCAATGAAGTATGGCAGAAAGGGCGATGGCGAACTCAGCAAACCTTCGATGCCCGACGGGTTCCATCCGACTAGGTTATGTCTGACAGTCTTCGAGCCTCGTTGAGGCTGCAGGGGCTGCCCGGGTTTGAACAGCGCAGCGCGAGGGGCGACACGGCGGCAAGGGATGAGATGAATGCCCATAGTATGTCAGAGCCGCTCGATTTTCGAAATTCTCGAAATGCAACTCCGCGAACACCGCAGCCTTTAAGGAGAGAAGTCATGCCCATCATCAACGTATCAGTAACAGGCAAGCCGGACGCCATGCTGTCGGCGCAGATCGCCGAACAGGTGACGTCGATCACCCAAATTCACCTCCGTAAGGATCCTACCATTACAGCGGTGGCCGTTCACTATCTCGACCCTGATCAC
Encoded proteins:
- a CDS encoding putative Ig domain-containing protein, which encodes MANYSVPTIDDMGLHNLFREFGTANITAFNFTSLTVQFANGGSAMIEGVGLVVDEPQYNPLVSGTVTTIRIFNAVHIEVASITDLNIGANGLGAVLTADPSDFEFPINIMRYIFSGDDSVQGSDGYDVIYVGTGNDTVSAGDGTDFIYAGPGAATIDGGEGRDTLNFAEDFAGYPTYTAGLNLNLVAGTGTNTDGKPLLISGIEDVVGSLGDDTITANDFDNFLFGNDGDDSISAGGGNDILYGGRGNDTLDGGAGDDMFFIGEMEMNTYLTGNKLLIGGEGHDTANLLGSLSDFDYTFNGDNNLVFTHKISGAKFTVTGIETIFDGVRTYTVDDFRSPIETPPTDIFIPEDTFWSYTIPESVFGPGAVNVSFKTDGFQPLPSWITYDPATRTLSGTPPKDDNGALGLSLTAIVNSSPKTIYLNIDFTPVNDAPTNLTLSNGSVIENPAAEAFVGQLSATDVDSGAVLTYELIDSAGGRFKLNGSQLVVADPAKIDYEQARSHTVIVKVSDQFGASTTQKFTISVQDVAKETAVGGMGDDLIKGGSGSDKLYGGLGKDVLTGGKGKDAFIFDTKASKANADKITDFNVKDDSIYLDNAVFTKLGKKGSEKSPAKLNQDFFTIGSKAKDKNDYIVYDNKKGVLYYDADGSGKGKAVEIATLSKNLKMTAADFFVI
- a CDS encoding IS6 family transposase; amino-acid sequence: MSLFKRRRFPVEIILLCVRWYCKYGVSYRDLAEMMSERGVSVSPSTIFRWVQRYAPEIEKRMRPYQGHRSGSWRVDETYVRVGGRWRYLFRAIDKHGRLIASLLSGRRDTGAAYRFLRKALRAASDYPPSSITTDKLASYPKAIRRLQNEGLLPQNVEHRTSKYLNNILEADHGALKRVIRPTRGFQTMKTAAATLKGFETMRMIRRGHCIPRTRRATGEARLVNQLFGLAA
- a CDS encoding alpha/beta hydrolase, whose amino-acid sequence is MKRVLAIIISVVIGIWLAIALLVFVTQRHLVFPRHLLPPVARMEQLSPEIQEVTVETADGERLYGLWKAPQAGRPVVVSFHGNASAPGWAADRFSTGRWAAHGWGVLAIAYRGYPGSTGSPSETGILADGEAAISFVQKAAPESAILVHGHSLGTGVAVAMAAAHPVIGAYLEAPYASLLSLAKRQFRYLPGFLMRDPMRSDLRVARVTAPVIAIHGKQDPVIPVSSARELIGKATSNSRLIEVDGDHVSILGEADGEVEDFFRRAVAP
- a CDS encoding HAD family hydrolase, giving the protein MSDIRAICFDAFGTLVEITDKRQPFRALLRGGVKGITVEEVLTKPLSLREVAAGVSHELGEGDLAKLETDLQAECASIRLRPGIAEIWQNLRKRGLRIGVCSNLALPYGSPLLATLPDTPDAAILSCEVGLAKPDPAIFRLVCDRLELQPAEILFVGDTPSADVDGPRAIGMPAILIADFEAYLDRQVYAVGDLPEDIVALIEAAVEAAESEDHEDGAAVEAELARAFAAPEASYRPLTADEVIGRNSQQAPSDSPAMPATFIRGSGLGRLVSLEEGEALLAKITVDDDSTDWAASELLSATDLAERLQVPLATLDTWRDANRAIAFRNDDGEYIYPVRQFDGSEPVEGLDRVVAFFTSPDEVWEWLVTPHKYTNDEAPIDRLRSKHTDEVVRAAEGENDFH